A genomic region of Blattabacterium cuenoti contains the following coding sequences:
- the mnmA gene encoding tRNA 2-thiouridine(34) synthase MnmA codes for MQKVVVGLSGGVDSSVAAFILQKKGYEVIGLFMHNWEEDDTNNNKCTWKEDSIDAMLVSKQLNIPFQVVEMKNEYKKHVINYMFHEYKSGKTPNPDILCNKEIKFNIFLKIALDLGADFIATGHYVNKEKIIKNRKTIYRLLIGKDLNKDQSYFLCQLTQYQLKKSLFPLGLLTKNQVRKIAKIHKLWNAHKKESQGLCFVGKIHLPSFLEKKIPPKKGEIVCINSNASVYKEKKIFFSKEEELFFLSKKKKYKKSDGKIIGYHQGAFYFTKGQRKGIALGGYKDALFVIDTDIKKNIVYTGMGKEHPGLYRKSLFIQEPNIHWIRKDLALFEGDKMDVLCRIRYRQPLQKSKLYKIKKGMFIEFEYMQCAITEGQFAVWYLGKELIGSGIISIILHFILFQKI; via the coding sequence ATGCAAAAAGTAGTAGTTGGACTTTCAGGGGGAGTAGATTCAAGTGTTGCTGCATTCATTCTTCAAAAAAAGGGATATGAAGTTATTGGATTATTTATGCATAATTGGGAAGAGGATGATACTAATAATAATAAATGTACTTGGAAGGAAGATAGTATTGATGCTATGTTAGTGTCCAAACAATTAAATATTCCTTTCCAAGTAGTAGAAATGAAAAATGAATACAAAAAACATGTTATAAACTATATGTTTCATGAATATAAATCAGGGAAAACCCCTAATCCAGATATTTTGTGTAATAAAGAAATCAAATTTAATATTTTTTTGAAAATAGCTCTTGATTTAGGAGCAGATTTTATAGCGACTGGGCATTATGTAAATAAAGAAAAAATTATAAAAAATAGAAAAACAATTTATCGTCTTTTGATTGGAAAAGACCTTAATAAAGATCAATCATATTTTTTATGTCAATTAACGCAATATCAATTGAAAAAATCTTTATTTCCATTAGGATTATTAACTAAAAATCAAGTAAGAAAAATAGCTAAAATCCATAAATTATGGAATGCTCATAAAAAAGAATCTCAAGGTTTATGTTTTGTAGGTAAAATTCATTTACCTAGTTTTCTTGAAAAAAAAATCCCTCCAAAAAAAGGAGAAATAGTCTGCATTAATTCTAATGCATCAGTATATAAAGAAAAAAAAATTTTTTTTTCTAAAGAAGAAGAATTATTCTTTTTATCTAAAAAAAAAAAATATAAAAAATCAGATGGAAAAATAATTGGATATCATCAAGGAGCATTTTATTTTACTAAAGGACAACGGAAGGGGATAGCGTTAGGAGGTTATAAGGACGCTCTTTTTGTTATAGATACTGATATAAAAAAAAATATTGTTTATACAGGGATGGGGAAAGAACATCCAGGATTATACAGAAAATCTTTGTTCATTCAAGAACCAAATATACATTGGATCCGTAAGGATCTTGCTCTTTTTGAAGGAGATAAAATGGATGTATTATGTAGAATCCGTTATAGACAACCGTTACAAAAATCAAAATTATATAAAATAAAAAAAGGAATGTTCATAGAATTTGAATACATGCAATGCGCTATTACGGAAGGACAATTCGCTGTTTGGTATCTTGGAAAAGAATTAATAGGATCGGGAATTATTTCTATTATTTTACATTTTATATTATTTCAAAAAATTTAA
- the ilvD gene encoding dihydroxy-acid dehydratase, giving the protein MKKKINDFSKKITKEANLPAAHAMLYATGMKESDFDKAQIGIVSNWYEGNPCNMHLNELAKKIKSSVITENLVGFQFTTIGVSDGITMGTLGMRYSLPSRELIADSIETVVDSHHYDGVIAIPGCDKNIPGVMIALLRLNRPSIIVYGGSISSGYYNGKKLDIISSFEALGKKNTNQITEEEYKNTVKNSCPGPGACGGMYTANTMASALETMGMMLPYSSSSPSISENKKIECKTVSTYIKNLLKIGIKPKDIVTKTSIENGVKLSMCLGGSTNLVLHFLAIAKSANIDFSLKNFQKISNQVPLIGNLKPSGIFLMEDIHTKIGGMPVIIKYLLNERILSGDCLTVTGKTLSENMKNIPNITFNQKIIHSLDNPIKKNGHIRILYGNLSPEGSIAKITGKEGTIFRGMANVFNSEEEANQAILNNKILPGSVIVIRYVGPMGGPGMPEMLKPTSYIMGAGLGKKVALITDGRFSGGSHGFVVGHITPEAQSGGLIALVKNKDFIKIDAENNTITLEVENEEIQKRKKSWIPPLLKIKKGYLYKYIKMVSPASEGCITDQF; this is encoded by the coding sequence ATGAAAAAAAAAATTAACGATTTTAGCAAAAAAATCACAAAAGAAGCTAATTTACCAGCCGCACATGCTATGTTGTATGCTACAGGAATGAAAGAATCAGATTTTGATAAAGCTCAAATAGGAATAGTGAGTAATTGGTACGAAGGGAATCCTTGCAATATGCATTTAAATGAATTGGCTAAAAAAATAAAATCATCGGTCATAACTGAAAATTTAGTAGGGTTTCAATTTACCACTATTGGAGTAAGTGATGGAATTACTATGGGAACATTAGGAATGAGATATTCACTTCCTTCCAGAGAATTAATAGCAGATAGTATAGAAACTGTAGTTGATTCTCATCATTATGATGGAGTGATAGCTATACCTGGATGTGATAAAAATATACCAGGAGTAATGATAGCTTTACTAAGATTAAATAGACCATCTATAATTGTATATGGAGGAAGTATTTCTTCAGGTTATTACAATGGAAAAAAATTAGATATTATTTCTTCTTTTGAAGCTTTAGGAAAAAAAAATACTAATCAAATTACTGAAGAAGAATACAAAAATACCGTAAAAAATTCTTGTCCAGGACCAGGTGCTTGTGGAGGTATGTATACTGCAAATACTATGGCTTCTGCTTTAGAAACTATGGGGATGATGCTCCCTTATTCTTCTTCTTCTCCTTCAATCAGTGAAAATAAAAAAATAGAATGTAAAACAGTTTCTACATATATTAAAAACCTATTAAAAATAGGGATTAAACCAAAAGACATAGTGACAAAAACTTCTATAGAAAATGGAGTAAAATTATCTATGTGTTTAGGAGGCTCTACTAATTTAGTTTTACATTTTTTAGCTATTGCTAAATCAGCGAATATTGATTTTTCTTTAAAAAATTTTCAAAAAATTAGCAATCAAGTTCCTCTTATTGGAAATCTTAAACCTAGTGGGATTTTTTTAATGGAAGATATTCATACGAAGATAGGAGGAATGCCTGTTATTATAAAATATTTATTAAATGAAAGAATATTATCAGGAGATTGTTTAACCGTTACTGGAAAAACATTATCTGAAAATATGAAAAATATCCCCAATATAACTTTTAATCAAAAAATTATTCATTCTTTAGATAATCCCATAAAAAAAAACGGACATATCAGGATACTCTATGGAAATTTATCCCCCGAAGGATCAATAGCTAAAATTACTGGAAAAGAAGGAACAATTTTTAGAGGGATGGCTAATGTTTTTAATTCGGAAGAAGAAGCTAATCAAGCTATTTTGAATAATAAAATTTTACCTGGATCTGTAATTGTCATTCGATATGTAGGTCCAATGGGAGGGCCAGGAATGCCAGAAATGTTAAAACCGACATCTTATATCATGGGGGCCGGATTAGGAAAAAAAGTAGCTCTTATTACAGATGGAAGATTTTCAGGAGGATCACATGGGTTCGTTGTTGGACATATCACTCCAGAAGCACAATCTGGAGGATTAATTGCTTTAGTAAAAAATAAAGATTTTATTAAAATAGACGCGGAAAATAACACGATTACTCTTGAAGTGGAAAATGAAGAAATACAAAAAAGGAAAAAATCATGGATTCCTCCTCTATTAAAAATTAAAAAAGGATATCTATACAAATATATAAAAATGGTATCTCCAGCATCTGAAGGGTGTATTACAGATCAATTTTAG
- the ilvB gene encoding biosynthetic-type acetolactate synthase large subunit yields the protein MERKLFYGSEIVIKTLLYEEVEYIFGYPGGAIMPIYDSLHDYLNSISHILMRHEQGSIHAAQGYARATGKIGVCFTTSGPGATNLITGLADALTDSTPLVCITGQVSSHLLGTDAFQETNIIDISIPVTKWNIQVLKAKDICESIQKGFFIAKKGRPGPVLIDITKDAQFEKTVFHYTHRKYIKNFHPYPCIENKRIIEAANLINLSEKPLILVGQGVILSEAEKEFKEFVEKTGIPVASTLLGLGALNSNHHLYVGMLGMHGNYAPNILTNQCDILIAIGMRFDDRVTGDINKYAKQAKIIHLEIDYSEINKNILCHIPILGDCKISLKKLIFYVNKSIHKKWIKQFIHLKEKEKTIVIQRDLNPKKEGMTMGEVIKWINKYKQKNAILVTDVGQHQMIASRYFNFTFKKSQITSGGLGTMGFALPASIGAKLGAKNRQVLCIVGDGGIQMTIQEMGTILENNIPVKIILLNNNFLGMVRQWQQLFFDKRYSCTKLVNPDFIKLANAYNIKAKKVSKRKELEESVKKALNHEKAFLLEVIIEKEDNVFPMIPAGAAVDEIRLT from the coding sequence ATGGAAAGAAAATTATTCTATGGTTCAGAAATAGTAATAAAAACACTCTTATATGAAGAGGTAGAATACATATTTGGATACCCAGGTGGTGCTATCATGCCAATATATGATTCTTTACACGATTATTTAAATTCCATTTCGCACATTCTCATGCGTCACGAACAAGGATCTATTCATGCAGCACAAGGATACGCTAGAGCTACTGGAAAAATTGGTGTATGTTTTACAACTTCAGGGCCAGGAGCTACTAATTTAATTACCGGATTAGCAGATGCTTTAACAGATAGTACTCCTCTTGTTTGTATTACTGGACAAGTATCTTCTCATTTATTAGGAACTGATGCTTTTCAAGAAACAAATATCATAGATATTTCTATTCCTGTAACAAAATGGAATATTCAAGTTTTAAAAGCTAAAGATATTTGTGAATCCATTCAAAAAGGTTTTTTCATAGCTAAAAAAGGAAGACCAGGACCTGTATTGATAGATATTACTAAAGATGCCCAGTTTGAAAAAACTGTATTTCACTATACACATCGTAAATATATAAAAAATTTTCATCCATATCCTTGTATAGAAAACAAGAGAATAATAGAAGCGGCAAATCTAATTAATTTATCTGAAAAACCTTTGATTCTTGTAGGTCAAGGAGTAATTTTATCCGAAGCAGAAAAAGAATTTAAAGAATTTGTTGAAAAAACTGGAATTCCAGTAGCTAGTACTCTATTAGGATTAGGAGCATTGAATAGTAATCATCATTTATATGTAGGAATGTTAGGAATGCATGGGAACTATGCTCCCAATATTTTAACTAATCAATGTGATATTCTTATTGCGATAGGAATGAGATTTGATGATCGTGTAACTGGAGATATAAATAAATATGCTAAACAAGCTAAAATCATTCATTTAGAGATAGACTATTCCGAGATTAATAAAAATATATTATGTCATATCCCAATTTTGGGAGATTGTAAAATATCTTTAAAAAAATTAATTTTTTATGTAAACAAATCTATCCATAAAAAATGGATAAAACAATTTATCCATCTTAAAGAAAAAGAAAAAACTATAGTTATACAAAGAGATTTAAATCCAAAAAAAGAAGGAATGACCATGGGGGAAGTTATCAAATGGATAAATAAATATAAACAAAAAAATGCAATCCTTGTAACTGACGTAGGGCAACATCAAATGATAGCTTCTAGATATTTCAATTTTACTTTCAAAAAAAGTCAAATAACTTCTGGAGGGTTGGGAACTATGGGGTTTGCTTTACCAGCTTCTATAGGAGCTAAATTAGGAGCGAAAAATAGACAAGTTCTTTGTATAGTAGGAGATGGAGGAATTCAAATGACAATACAAGAAATGGGAACTATATTAGAAAATAATATTCCTGTTAAAATTATATTGTTAAATAATAATTTTTTGGGAATGGTACGTCAATGGCAACAACTTTTTTTTGATAAACGTTATTCATGCACAAAATTAGTTAATCCAGATTTTATAAAATTAGCTAATGCTTATAACATAAAAGCAAAAAAAGTGAGTAAAAGAAAAGAATTAGAAGAATCAGTCAAAAAAGCATTAAATCATGAAAAAGCTTTTTTATTAGAAGTAATAATAGAAAAAGAAGATAATGTTTTTCCTATGATTCCTGCAGGAGCAGCTGTAGATGAAATTCGTTTAACATAA
- a CDS encoding acetolactate synthase, whose amino-acid sequence MKHQFRIIILGEKETRLLSRILILFNRRNMKPNHINVSSNNKNETINHVQSVIDLECKEEQLFKIKKLIEKLIGIIHVYYYKLEEKKSWKKMEIPLATY is encoded by the coding sequence ATGAAGCATCAATTCAGAATAATAATTTTAGGAGAAAAAGAAACAAGATTATTAAGTAGAATTCTTATTTTATTCAATCGAAGGAATATGAAACCCAATCATATTAATGTATCTAGTAATAATAAAAATGAAACAATCAATCATGTTCAATCTGTTATAGACTTAGAATGTAAAGAAGAACAATTATTTAAAATAAAAAAATTAATTGAAAAATTAATTGGAATTATTCATGTTTACTATTATAAATTAGAAGAAAAAAAATCATGGAAAAAAATGGAGATACCACTCGCTACATATTAA
- the ilvC gene encoding ketol-acid reductoisomerase, with amino-acid sequence MKIKFGSIEETIITRDEFPISKAREILKKETISILGYGVQGPGQSLNLRDNEFKVIVGQRKHSFSWDKALEDGWIEGKNLFSLEEASERGTILMYLLSDAGQISFWPTLSKYLTEGKSLYFSHGFGLTFRSQTKISPSKNIDIFLVAPKGSGTSLRRHFKQGKGINSSYAIYQDYSGNSLDKTLSIGIGIGSGYLFKTNFKNEVYSDLVGERGTLMGAIQGIFAAQYQILREKGHSPSESFNETVEELTQSLMPLISEKGMDWMYSNCSTTAQRGALDWWEKFRDATIPIFQELYHEVFSGNEAKRIIKANSDINYREKLQKELKNIKKSELWKVGSIIRNLRPEKKDS; translated from the coding sequence ATGAAAATTAAATTTGGATCTATAGAAGAAACTATCATTACAAGAGATGAATTCCCTATATCTAAAGCTAGAGAAATTTTGAAAAAAGAAACTATTTCTATCTTAGGTTATGGAGTACAAGGGCCTGGACAATCTTTGAATTTACGCGATAATGAATTTAAAGTGATAGTAGGACAAAGAAAACATTCTTTTTCTTGGGATAAAGCCTTAGAAGATGGATGGATAGAAGGAAAAAATCTTTTTTCTTTAGAAGAAGCTTCTGAAAGAGGAACTATACTCATGTATTTATTATCAGATGCAGGTCAAATCTCTTTTTGGCCTACTCTTAGTAAATATTTAACTGAAGGAAAATCTTTATATTTTTCACATGGATTTGGATTGACTTTTCGTAGTCAAACAAAAATATCTCCCTCTAAAAATATAGATATTTTTTTAGTTGCCCCCAAAGGTTCGGGGACTAGTTTAAGAAGACATTTTAAACAAGGAAAAGGAATTAATTCTAGTTATGCTATTTATCAGGATTATAGTGGAAATAGTTTAGACAAAACTCTGTCCATTGGAATCGGAATAGGATCTGGATATTTATTTAAAACAAATTTTAAAAATGAAGTCTATTCTGATTTAGTAGGAGAAAGAGGAACTTTGATGGGAGCTATACAAGGAATTTTTGCGGCACAATATCAAATATTAAGAGAAAAAGGGCATTCTCCTTCAGAATCTTTTAACGAAACGGTAGAAGAATTAACTCAAAGTTTGATGCCACTAATATCTGAAAAAGGAATGGATTGGATGTATTCTAATTGTTCTACTACTGCACAAAGAGGGGCTTTAGATTGGTGGGAAAAATTTAGAGATGCTACTATTCCAATCTTTCAAGAATTATATCATGAAGTATTTTCTGGTAACGAAGCCAAAAGAATTATTAAAGCTAATAGTGATATAAATTATAGAGAAAAATTACAAAAAGAATTGAAAAATATAAAAAAAAGTGAATTATGGAAAGTAGGCTCTATCATTCGTAATCTTAGGCCGGAAAAAAAAGATTCATAA
- the ilvA gene encoding threonine ammonia-lyase — translation MKNKFKGYFPSYKEIIQANNILKDIIYETPLQKNFFLSEKYKANVFLKREDLQIVRSYKIRGAYNKIKSLSHTELKKGIVCASAGNHAQGVAYSCSTLKIPGKIYMPSTTPKQKVERVKMFGKEYVEIILNGDTFDAVSCEAIKDCKKNKKIFIHPFDDIKIIEGQATVGLEILQQSISDIDYIFIPIGGGGLASGVASYFQEFSPKTKIIGVEPKGAPSMSFSLKKGEIVELKRIDRFIDGASVKKVGELNFNICNQTLFDIRTVPEGKVCTTILDLYNLEAIIAEPAGALSIAALDFYSDEIKGKTIVCILSGGNNDITRTEEIREKSLLYEGKKHYFIVKFPQRAGALKEFVNNILGPKDDIAYFEYSKKTSKEEGPAVIGIELADKNEFSVLLKRMKKYKVHFQYLNKNPDLFRILI, via the coding sequence TTGAAAAATAAATTTAAAGGATATTTTCCTTCTTACAAAGAAATAATTCAAGCTAATAATATTTTAAAAGATATTATTTATGAAACTCCATTACAAAAAAATTTTTTTTTATCAGAAAAATATAAAGCTAATGTTTTTCTTAAAAGAGAAGACTTACAAATTGTACGATCATACAAAATTAGAGGAGCTTACAATAAAATTAAAAGTTTATCTCATACAGAATTGAAAAAAGGAATTGTTTGTGCAAGTGCAGGAAATCATGCGCAAGGGGTTGCTTATTCTTGTAGTACATTAAAAATTCCAGGAAAAATATATATGCCGAGTACGACTCCTAAACAAAAGGTAGAAAGAGTTAAAATGTTTGGAAAAGAGTATGTTGAAATTATTCTGAACGGAGATACCTTTGATGCAGTTAGTTGTGAAGCAATAAAAGATTGTAAAAAAAATAAAAAAATTTTTATTCACCCTTTTGATGATATTAAAATTATTGAAGGACAAGCTACTGTTGGGTTAGAAATTTTACAGCAATCTATTTCAGATATTGATTATATTTTTATTCCTATTGGTGGAGGAGGATTAGCTTCTGGTGTAGCAAGTTATTTTCAAGAATTTAGTCCTAAAACTAAAATTATAGGAGTAGAACCTAAAGGAGCTCCATCTATGAGTTTTTCTTTAAAAAAAGGAGAAATTGTTGAATTAAAAAGAATTGACAGATTCATTGATGGAGCTTCAGTAAAAAAAGTAGGAGAATTAAATTTTAATATATGTAATCAAACATTATTTGATATTAGAACTGTTCCTGAGGGTAAAGTTTGTACAACGATTTTGGATTTATATAATTTAGAAGCTATTATTGCAGAACCTGCTGGAGCTCTTTCAATAGCCGCTTTAGATTTTTATTCTGATGAAATAAAAGGAAAGACTATTGTCTGTATTTTAAGTGGAGGAAATAATGATATTACTAGAACGGAAGAAATAAGAGAGAAATCTCTATTATATGAAGGGAAAAAACATTATTTTATTGTAAAATTTCCTCAAAGAGCTGGTGCTTTAAAAGAATTTGTTAACAATATTTTGGGTCCAAAAGATGATATCGCCTATTTTGAATATTCTAAAAAAACTTCTAAAGAAGAAGGCCCAGCAGTAATAGGAATAGAATTAGCAGATAAAAATGAATTTTCTGTTTTATTAAAAAGAATGAAAAAATATAAGGTTCATTTTCAATATTTAAATAAAAATCCAGATTTATTTCGTATTCTGATATAA
- the dapB gene encoding 4-hydroxy-tetrahydrodipicolinate reductase: protein MNIAIIGYGKMGKTIEKMAKIRNHNISLCYDGTPSFHLLNNSNSDVAIEFSTPHSAFNNVKICIENNIPVVCGTTGWIEKFEIIKKICQEKNGSFLYSSNFSIGMNIFFDINQKLSKFLHSYSKDYEITIEEIHHKEKIDKPSGTALSLAKDIINNKMKKTWVLDEKKTKNQILILSKRLNNIPGTHVVKYESKIENIKIQHKAHSREGFALGAVIASEWIQGKKGIFSMKEVLGIK from the coding sequence ATGAATATAGCAATAATAGGATATGGAAAAATGGGGAAAACTATAGAAAAAATGGCTAAAATTAGAAATCATAATATTTCATTATGTTATGATGGGACCCCTTCTTTCCATTTATTGAATAATTCAAATTCAGATGTAGCAATAGAATTTAGTACCCCTCATTCTGCATTCAACAATGTGAAAATTTGTATAGAAAATAACATTCCTGTAGTGTGTGGGACCACAGGATGGATAGAAAAATTTGAAATTATTAAAAAAATATGTCAAGAAAAAAATGGATCATTTTTATATTCTTCCAATTTTAGTATTGGAATGAATATTTTTTTCGATATTAATCAAAAATTGTCCAAATTTTTACATTCATATTCTAAAGATTATGAAATAACAATAGAGGAAATTCATCATAAAGAAAAAATAGATAAACCAAGTGGGACCGCTCTTTCTTTAGCAAAAGATATAATAAACAATAAAATGAAAAAAACATGGGTTTTGGATGAAAAAAAAACAAAAAATCAGATTTTGATTTTATCAAAAAGGTTAAATAATATTCCAGGAACCCATGTCGTAAAATACGAATCTAAAATAGAAAATATAAAAATTCAACATAAAGCCCATAGTAGAGAAGGATTTGCTTTAGGTGCTGTAATTGCATCAGAATGGATACAGGGAAAAAAAGGTATTTTTTCTATGAAAGAGGTTTTAGGAATAAAATAA
- the lepB gene encoding signal peptidase I codes for MQQYFIFSGLFLFFEHIIHISGTWKFYKKLGVKSWKIFIPVYNIFILLKIYKRSIWWIFLLFIPLSSIMLIFILWMDLIYTFLKKTKKNVFLFFLSAGLYIYYVNFFKKIQLLNIEHIKKKEDNIGILLAVIFSFITHTYIVQPFVIPTSSMEKTLLVGDFILVSKIHYGLRMPMSPLSIPFTHNKIMGDVKSYISIFQWPYFRFPSIQPVKRNDIVVFNFPKDYNHKIIDRKDHYIKRCVGLPGDLIFIKKGILFVNNKKERSFFGKQQAYFVKTGNYPLNIEYLKNKMDIEDIEYIGERNDEYFYQIMLNEKSAVQIKNIFKNIVFIKKYILPIYFKERYIYNSNWNRDFFGPLHIPKKGEFIKLNSKNIHIYHEIFAYEKVKNLVSKKYYKIKNDYYFMMGDNRHNSSDSRYWGFVPENHIVGKPIFIWMSIDWDRDRPLNMFNWKFRWNRIMRTIDGEHSYLSLFFLFSFSYLIYFLFKSEK; via the coding sequence ATGCAACAATATTTTATTTTTAGTGGTCTTTTTTTATTTTTTGAACATATTATTCATATTTCAGGAACATGGAAGTTTTATAAAAAATTGGGTGTAAAGTCTTGGAAAATTTTTATCCCCGTATATAATATTTTCATTCTTTTGAAAATATACAAAAGATCTATATGGTGGATTTTTCTGTTATTTATTCCATTATCTAGCATTATGTTAATTTTCATTTTGTGGATGGATTTGATTTATACTTTTTTAAAAAAAACGAAAAAAAATGTTTTTTTATTTTTTTTATCTGCAGGTTTATATATTTATTATGTCAATTTTTTTAAAAAAATTCAATTATTAAACATTGAACATATTAAAAAAAAAGAAGATAATATAGGAATTTTATTAGCTGTTATTTTTTCTTTTATAACTCATACTTATATAGTTCAACCTTTTGTTATCCCTACTTCTTCTATGGAAAAAACTTTATTGGTAGGAGATTTTATATTAGTCAGTAAAATTCATTATGGATTACGAATGCCTATGTCACCTCTCTCTATACCTTTTACACATAATAAAATTATGGGGGACGTAAAATCTTATATCTCTATTTTTCAATGGCCTTATTTTCGTTTTCCTTCCATACAACCTGTGAAAAGAAATGATATAGTTGTTTTTAATTTTCCTAAAGATTATAATCATAAAATAATAGATCGAAAAGATCATTATATTAAACGTTGTGTAGGATTACCGGGAGATTTAATTTTTATTAAAAAAGGAATTTTATTTGTTAATAATAAAAAAGAAAGATCTTTTTTTGGAAAACAACAAGCTTATTTTGTTAAAACGGGGAATTATCCTTTAAATATAGAATATCTTAAAAATAAAATGGATATTGAAGATATAGAATATATTGGAGAAAGAAATGATGAATATTTCTATCAAATTATGCTAAACGAAAAAAGTGCCGTCCAGATAAAAAATATATTCAAAAACATAGTTTTTATAAAAAAATATATTCTTCCTATTTATTTTAAGGAACGTTATATATATAACTCTAATTGGAATAGAGATTTTTTTGGTCCATTACACATTCCTAAAAAAGGAGAATTCATTAAATTAAATTCAAAAAATATTCATATTTATCATGAAATTTTTGCTTATGAAAAAGTTAAAAATTTAGTTTCTAAAAAATATTATAAAATTAAAAATGATTATTATTTTATGATGGGGGATAATAGACATAATTCATCTGATTCTCGTTATTGGGGTTTTGTTCCAGAAAATCATATAGTAGGGAAACCTATATTTATATGGATGAGTATTGATTGGGATAGAGATAGACCTTTAAATATGTTCAATTGGAAATTTCGTTGGAATCGTATTATGAGAACAATAGATGGGGAACATTCTTATTTATCTTTATTTTTTTTATTTTCATTTTCATATTTAATTTATTTTTTATTTAAAAGTGAAAAATAA
- a CDS encoding rhomboid family intramembrane serine protease, which yields MNFYTNFNSDAVKHLISINILVYTAAFVFSQYKIENILSLYHPLDERFELYQILTHMFVHSKRLFLHIIFNMLALFMFGGQIETLLGVKKFIILYFSSGILAALFQIIFNTGILYYFVQTLDFSQAHKMLNYLNEEEKINLYSSIYSPMMGASGAISGIVGAFAKFFPEHKIFILPFPFPIAVRKALIIFIFGSFVSSILNLAPGVAHFAHIGGILSGYFIGSFFIKKI from the coding sequence GTGAATTTTTATACAAACTTCAATTCAGATGCTGTCAAACATTTAATCAGTATTAATATACTTGTGTATACAGCTGCTTTTGTTTTTTCACAATATAAAATAGAGAACATTCTTTCTTTATATCATCCTTTAGATGAACGATTTGAATTATATCAGATTCTGACTCATATGTTTGTACATTCCAAACGACTTTTTTTGCATATAATTTTCAATATGTTGGCTTTATTTATGTTTGGAGGACAAATAGAAACTTTATTAGGAGTAAAAAAATTTATAATTTTATATTTTTCATCAGGAATTTTAGCCGCATTATTTCAAATCATTTTTAATACTGGTATTTTATATTATTTTGTTCAAACTTTAGATTTTTCACAAGCTCATAAAATGTTAAATTATTTAAATGAAGAAGAAAAAATAAATCTTTATAGTTCTATCTATTCTCCTATGATGGGGGCCTCTGGAGCTATAAGTGGAATAGTAGGAGCCTTCGCTAAATTTTTTCCAGAACATAAAATTTTCATTTTACCTTTTCCTTTTCCAATAGCTGTTAGAAAAGCTCTGATTATTTTTATTTTTGGAAGTTTTGTTTCTTCTATTTTGAATTTGGCACCTGGAGTCGCTCATTTTGCTCATATTGGTGGTATTTTATCTGGTTATTTTATAGGAAGTTTTTTTATCAAAAAAATATGA